Genomic segment of Vanacampus margaritifer isolate UIUO_Vmar chromosome 13, RoL_Vmar_1.0, whole genome shotgun sequence:
AACAGCGAGCGACGTCATCACCAGCACGGTCATGATCTGGATCTCGGCGGCGGAGGAGAGCGCCCTCCACCTGTCCCGCATGCTGCTCCGGCCGCTCTCCGTCCTCCTGCGCACGCTCCTCCGACGCATGAGCAGCAGCGCGCCGCACACCGCCACGTTGAGTGCGGCGGTGCCCACGATGAGCAGCACGCTCACCGCGCCGTACAGCACCGAGTACACCGCGGCCACGGGCTTGGGAGTGCTCAGGTCGATGAAGCACCACGTTTTGGAGCGTTGCAACGTGCTCCCCACCATGCCCATCGCCGGGAGGCAGCAGAAAAGGACGTTGGTGGCGTATATGAACGTCAGGAAGGTTTGGGCAAAGCGGCGGTCCACCCCCCAGCGCTGGTACAAGTAGGGGCAGCATATTGCCAGGTAGCGCTCCGCAGCCATGGCGCAAATGATGCTCAAGCCAGTCAACCCGAAAAAGAGCAGCAGAAAGGACTGGAAGGCACACAGGGACCCGCCTCGGAGCACCTGCCGGTCCAAATAGTTGGCGATGGTCAGCGGGCTGGCCAGGCATGTACCCAGCAGGTCCGTCACAACCAGCCCGCACACCAGCGTGTAGAAAGCAGAACTTCTCCTCTCTTGTCTCGACATCGAGAGAACGACGATTGCGATGATATTCCCAACGGCGCCCCCGGCGAACATTAAAATCGGTAAAGccattcctt
This window contains:
- the LOC144062898 gene encoding prostaglandin E2 receptor EP4 subtype-like; its protein translation is MALPILMFAGGAVGNIIAIVVLSMSRQERRSSAFYTLVCGLVVTDLLGTCLASPLTIANYLDRQVLRGGSLCAFQSFLLLFFGLTGLSIICAMAAERYLAICCPYLYQRWGVDRRFAQTFLTFIYATNVLFCCLPAMGMVGSTLQRSKTWCFIDLSTPKPVAAVYSVLYGAVSVLLIVGTAALNVAVCGALLLMRRRSVRRRTESGRSSMRDRWRALSSAAEIQIMTVLVMTSLAVVACSAPLVVRVFANRLMLKDDSEADLAAIRIASVNPILDPWIYILLRRSLFQRILRLSRQCRTRGSSSLPTRGRLFYCERTKMMQTSIRTS